The Mesotoga sp. BH458_6_3_2_1 genome has a window encoding:
- a CDS encoding UxaA family hydrolase, with protein sequence MTGLRPDIMKTMMGYLRSDGSVGVRNHVLVLPSVLCSSNVARKISAAVPGSVVASHNQGCAQLGDDFQQTRRTLINTALNPNVAAVLVVGLGCERVSPHELRDVILDSGKPAELIMVQDYGTIEAVERGTAIVRKMVEEASKIERKQVPLSRLVLGMECGGSDFSSGLSANPVVGQTADILWKEEGRVILSETTELVGAEHLLFERMKDEEMKRRFAAMLERMINESMKNSRDVVDKENVPNNISPGNVRGGLTTLEEKSLGAMIKGGKVPVVGVNEYGEAIASCPGLYLMDTPGYDVESVTGMVAGGATVVLFTTGQGTPTGNAIAPVIKITGNHETARKMSENIDFDCSAVISGEETLEESGRRLFDLVLRIAEGEQTKSEVLGQDDFSIWNVGIKL encoded by the coding sequence GTGACAGGGCTTAGGCCAGATATTATGAAGACCATGATGGGTTATTTAAGAAGTGACGGAAGTGTTGGAGTGAGAAACCATGTCCTCGTTCTCCCCAGTGTTCTTTGCTCTTCGAACGTTGCCAGAAAGATTTCGGCCGCTGTTCCCGGATCGGTAGTGGCCAGCCACAATCAAGGTTGCGCTCAACTGGGGGACGATTTTCAGCAGACCAGAAGAACGTTGATTAACACTGCGCTAAACCCTAATGTGGCAGCCGTTCTTGTAGTTGGGCTCGGCTGTGAAAGGGTGTCCCCACATGAACTTCGGGACGTGATTCTAGACAGCGGAAAGCCTGCCGAACTAATAATGGTTCAAGACTACGGAACCATAGAAGCGGTAGAAAGGGGAACCGCAATAGTCAGGAAAATGGTGGAGGAAGCCTCGAAGATTGAAAGAAAGCAAGTTCCTCTTTCGAGACTGGTCCTGGGTATGGAATGCGGTGGTTCCGACTTCTCCTCGGGTTTGTCGGCCAATCCTGTTGTCGGCCAGACTGCCGACATTCTATGGAAGGAAGAAGGCCGTGTGATACTCTCCGAGACTACTGAACTGGTCGGCGCAGAACACCTCCTCTTTGAGAGAATGAAGGACGAAGAGATGAAGCGGCGATTCGCTGCCATGCTGGAGAGAATGATAAATGAAAGCATGAAGAATAGTCGAGACGTGGTTGACAAGGAAAACGTTCCAAACAATATTTCCCCGGGAAATGTCAGAGGGGGTTTGACCACACTTGAAGAGAAATCCCTTGGAGCTATGATTAAGGGTGGAAAGGTCCCCGTTGTGGGCGTGAACGAGTACGGTGAAGCGATAGCTTCATGCCCAGGACTCTACCTCATGGATACCCCTGGATATGACGTTGAATCGGTTACCGGCATGGTGGCCGGCGGTGCGACCGTTGTGCTCTTCACGACGGGTCAGGGAACACCCACGGGTAATGCTATAGCCCCGGTCATTAAGATAACCGGGAATCACGAGACTGCCAGGAAAATGAGCGAGAATATCGACTTCGATTGTAGCGCTGTGATATCAGGTGAGGAAACACTTGAGGAGAGTGGAAGAAGACTTTTCGATCTTGTTCTAAGGATTGCCGAAGGAGAGCAGACTAAATCGGAAGTTCTGGGACAGGACGACTTCTCAATCTGGAATGTGGGGATAAAACTATGA
- a CDS encoding UxaA family hydrolase, which translates to MKHAILLSLNDNVATVLEKVDIGEEIEVKGVSGLQMLVAKEEIPFGHKVAVRDIKRNDRIIKYNNKIGIATSDISAGQHVHVQNVVSERTEIKEGGDRA; encoded by the coding sequence ATGAAGCATGCTATTTTGCTGTCTTTAAATGACAATGTCGCAACGGTGCTTGAGAAAGTGGATATCGGTGAAGAGATAGAGGTGAAAGGCGTTTCCGGATTGCAGATGCTAGTTGCGAAGGAAGAAATACCTTTCGGTCACAAAGTCGCTGTAAGGGACATCAAGAGAAACGATAGAATAATCAAATACAATAACAAGATAGGGATTGCAACTTCGGACATCTCGGCGGGCCAGCATGTTCACGTCCAAAATGTTGTAAGCGAACGAACGGAGATCAAAGAGGGAGGTGACAGGGCTTAG